A single window of Eucalyptus grandis isolate ANBG69807.140 chromosome 1, ASM1654582v1, whole genome shotgun sequence DNA harbors:
- the LOC104421135 gene encoding putative methyltransferase DDB_G0268948, protein MAMQSPYDQVTKGYVATRPQYPDQWFSKLSALTSRHALAWDAGTGNGQAAITVAEHYERVVATDISEPMLKQGIPHPRVRYLHMPSSLSEDEMVAMLGGENSVDLITVATAVHWFDIPKFYSVAKRVLRKPGGVIAVWTYTDMIEVNPKIEHILRRLREASKPYWKPGVQYVFEEYRNLPFPFESVGLGCEGQPVQLEMPREMSFETFLSCQRTSSAVATAKQDGVDLLTDDVVKEFETAWGGSDLVRTVKFKVFMLAGTVKA, encoded by the exons ATGGCAATGCAAAGCCCTTACGACCAGGTAACCAAGGGATACGTCGCAACGCGGCCCCAGTATCCTGACCAGTGGTTCTCCAAGCTCTCCGCTTTGACCTCCCGCCATGCCTTGGCTTGGGATGCCGGCACCGGCAACGGCCAAGCCGCAATcacg GTCGCAGAGCATTATGAGCGAGTGGTTGCAACTGACATAAGTGAACCCATGCTGAAGCAAGGGATCCCACACCCTCGAGTTCGGTACCTACACATGCCATCATCCTTGTCCGAAGACGAAATGGTGGCAATGCTTGGGGGTGAGAACTCGGTCGATTTGATCACGGTGGCCACTGCCGTCCATTGGTTTGACATCCCAAAGTTCTACTCTGTTGCCAAACGGGTCCTCCGCAAGCCCGGAGGCGTGATCGCCGTTTGGACCTACACTGACATGATCGAAGTCAATCCcaaaattgaacatatactaaGACGTCTGCGCGAAGCCTCTAAGCCATATTGGAAGCCAGGAGTGCAGTACGTGTTTGAAGAGTATCGAAACCTTCCATTTCCGTTTGAGAGTGTGGGTTTAGGTTGCGAAGGACAACCTGTTCAGCTAGAAATGCCGAGGGAAATGAGTTTTGAGACGTTTCTGAGTTGCCAGAGGACCTCGTCAGCAGTAGCGACGGCTAAGCAGGATGGTGTGGACCTGTTGACCGATGATGTCGTGAAAGAGTTTGAGACCGCTTGGGGCGGATCGGATTTGGTCAGAACTGTCAAGTTCAAGGTTTTTATGCTTGCGGGAACAGTGAAAGCTTGA